Below is a genomic region from Rana temporaria chromosome 3, aRanTem1.1, whole genome shotgun sequence.
tgtgatttttctggattttgtgttgatattctgtctctgtcattcaaaatacacctatgataattaCAAAGAAACGAAGGGTCTATAAGTGGGAAAGCTTACAAAATCTTCAGGGGATCGAATAATTttacccactgtgtgtgtgtgtgtgtgtatgtatgtatgtatgtatgtatgtatgtatatatatatatatatatatatatatatatatatatatatatatatatatatatatatatttattacacacacacgcacacacattttgcctttcatttctattttaaactgaatgggttgtttagcaaagtgagggtttacatatactttaaaggacctgttcacatctgagcgatgTGCTGGCCCTTTTTTTGGGCAGGATTGTGGTCGTAACAACCTAGTCACCTAGGAATCTGTTTCCTTCTAGTAACCTGCTTTTCGTCGGTCTATACAAAAACACCTGCAAAAGCTGACAGTTATATTTAAAGCTAACCTTTCAAGGTTTTTTGGTTAAAGAAATGTCTGCAATACatcagtgataaaaaaataaaaataatgtggttgTTTTGGGGTGTCCTAATACATTTGATTTATGTAAGGTTCAGATCTTTGCACTTTTATCTTTGCACAAGAGTATGAAACAGTTGAATAGTGCACGTATGTCTATCACCTTGTCTCCACAGAAACCTTAGCAGTTATTGGTCCATAGAGTTTATACTAACCTTTACAAATTTAGTAGATTGACCTATAAAGTCTGATTCTTATTTTTTCCTGCCATTTCCTGCTGTAGGCCATAGCAGATTTAGGATGGGCCAAGCCAACATTAATTCAGGAGAAGGCCATTCCACTGGCCATGGAAGGAAAGGACCTGCTGGCACGGGCAAGAACAGGGTCAGGGAAGACTGCAGCCTACTCTATTCCTATAATACAGAACCTTCTACAGTCCAAGTTGGTATGTGTAATTGTCTTGTGTTTTTGTGTTATGATGACATGTCTTCTGTCTGATGACAGTATTGTCTTTTAAGTACAGTTATAGCTACACGTGTATGTAAAATTAGTACCATCGATTTTAGAAATGTAATATTACTGCAGCTTTTCAGCACTAGGGCATGGTTATTATCCTTTCTATGCCATTAAATGTCTGCTCCATATTTGCATTggtttagggctgcaactaacgattattttcataatcgattagttggccaattattgtttcgattaatcggataatagcaatCGAATATGGCCTCACATCTGCACCTATAAACACACCGATGGCGTTTGTGATGGCTTTAGCACGGTCTTGATTGTGCAACAAGGGGCTGCTTAAATGCTGCGCTGATGAGCGGTTGTTGAGCAGCTTTCGTTTTCATTGTCACTCCTGTCAGTGAAACACTAGGGTGATGTCGCTTCATGCGTGGCCATGCTTGATGTGTTTCCACTGTCATATGGCTTttttgtgccacagtgcctacacaccatcagggtTTTATCCACTAGCCtctttccttcatttttatatttgacagggaagccaaaatgctcccatacatgggatttaaatgacgcggggcGTTCAAGCTCCTGCGTTCCTCCActcgccatgaccacgctgtgtgtggatTGAACATGCACACAACTTTTTTCTCCAGAAATCAATCTGCGGATCACATGTGTGCGGTTTGGATCAATATCTTCGGTTCGGATCGCGAATCGATgacaatccgttgcaccactagtctgTTTTCTGTATACTTGCTCTGAATCAGTTTTGTTTTGTCAGGGTTACAGccctttaatgttttattttcagCAGTTATGTGTTGATCAGCAGTGCAGCCCTTGTTTCTGCAGGGCAGGCTTAATTTAAACAGACTTTCTTTAGGAAGTGAAGTACTATTGCTGCTCTATAATTCAATAACCGATAACTATGCTGCGTTTAATGTGGGAAAGAACATGGCAGCATAAGGGAAATTTTGTAGatttctcctgttttttttatttttttcttcatattaCTTGAGTTCATTGTACACAGTTTTAATACATGAACAATGTTTGTATCTCTGTGTTTTCATATCTCCCATATTCTCTTGTTTGCAGACTGTCTCTGAGCAAGCAGTTCGGGTCCTGATCCTAGTACCCACCAAGGAGCTTGGCCAGCAGGTTCAGCAGATGATTCGTCAGCTGACGTTCTACTGTGCCCGTGATATAAGAGTGGCAGACATCTCTGGGCAGGTGGATGTTTCTGCCCAGAGGTAGGTGTTCGTCATGTACAATGATTAATACCTTTTTTAAACATGATGCACATTCATTAACTGGGGCTCCTTTTCCTTTCAGGCCAATCCTTATGGAGAAACCGGACATTGTGGTGGGTACACCATCCAGAGTACTTTGTCACATGAATCAGGGAACACTGTGTGTTCGGGACACCCTCCAAGCAATGGTGATTGATGAAGCTGACCTGATCTTCTCATTTGGATTTGAAGATGATTTGAAAAACTTGCTGTGGTAAGCACCTAATTACTGGAACTTGTAAAGTGAATGAtttaaattgttactaaacccaggaccctgcattcactatatctggtctcccacagtacacagaacatgcaaatgcaattattttagtaagtaTATATTATAACCAGATACTgatagtcacaagactgctatatactgctgatgagaaaatgtatttagcagtttatatttactaaaatagcatttccatgttctgtgtactgtgggagaccagatatagtgaatacaggggcctgcgtttagtaacactttaactgtgTGTTCTCAAAGCACAATTCCTGCCTgacctcgttttttttttttaattttaatttacacatttaatttaatttacattGTAATTTGTATTACACAAAAAGATTTAGAAGTTCTGACAATgttaattgctgtctgtgttgtTTATCCTGGTGACAACTGTTCCTGAAAGCATTTTACAACTAGacctcattattattttttttatttcctttttttatcaGCCAACTTCCTAAGATTTTCCAGTCTTTCCTTATGTCTGCCACGTTTAATGAAGATGTCCAGGCACTGAAAGAGCTTGTGTTGCACAATCCCGTGAGTTTGATTTTcaatttacttttttgctatatatatatatatataatttctctcAGGATTTGTTAGTGGAGGGTCGGCTAGATAGTTGTTTACATttagtatacttttttttttttttttttacagtagttAAAGcacccgaaaaacaaatttttaacattagattgaggctaattgtgggaagcacaatcgggtgtttttttttaaaatcaatgcagtacataccgttttagagatagatgttgttcgcggcttccgggtatgggctgcgggactgggcgtttcaatttgattgacagctcttCCGattgtcgcatacagcgcgtcacgagttcccgaaagtagccagtgcgcaagcgccgtatagagccgcactgacgttcggcttctttcggcaactggtgacgcgctgtatgcgacggtcggaagcctgtcaatcaaataggaacgcccagtcccgaagatcatacctggaagccgcgaataacatctatctctaaaacggtatgtactgcattgatttaaaaaaaaacacccgattctgcttcccataattagcctcaatctaatgttaaactatttttttcgggtgaacccctgctttaagagtGCCTAAAATATTGATTACATGTTATTCTCTGTTAAACGAATTGGTTAAACAACCTGATCGTTGAAACAGAACCTGGTCGTTAAGTGAGGAGTTCCTGTAtatactgccattttttttttctagtaacgaCTAGTAAATGATTTTTAGCGGGAATGGAATAATGCGGTGGATAATCTGACACCAACGGACCCTTTGTGGGAACCAGGGACACTAATCGTGATCAATGCTaacaatatgcactgtcactgtactagtgacactggctaggaaggggttaaacatctagggcgatcaaaggggttaactgtgtgcttaACCAATGTAAACTGTGtgatgcttttactaagggaagtgatggtttttattccctgctttgtagGGACACAATCTATCACTTTACCCCTGTCAGAACGGAACTCTGCCTTGTTTAGATCGGCAGAGCTCTATGCTGTGTCTTTGCCTGATGATTGGTGGGTGCCGGCAGACATTCATTGGCCAGCACCGCAGATAACGAAAGTGCAGATTCACATATGTTTATATACAGTAcctaacaaaagattttttttgtaaatattttattccatcttttcatgtgacaacacttaggcttcattcacacctgagcgtttcaaaGTTGCACGTTTTTTGTACATGCCACCAATTTAAAAAGCATTAAAACTCCTGTTGTCTGCCCCATAGaagctcatgttctttttttgAGCTTAAGGCATTTTGtttcaggtgacaaaacgctcagatggtgccattgaaatgaatgggattttgcttgttgggcatttttcaggagtTTTCGGgcgttttatgagctgaaaatgctcaggtgtgactgAAGAAAGTACATTTTGCTactatgtaaagtagtgagtgtgtacagcttgtataacagtgtaaattcactgtcccctcaaaataactcaacacagccattgatgtctaaaccactggcaacaaaagtgagtacgcccatgtgaaaatgtccaaattgggcccaaaggtaTTATGATGGAGACCTTTCAGGTGTTTGTTAACGCTTTCAGAATATGTGGCGATGCTTCTGTAGTGTTGTAATATtcttttctttcaataaaaactattggaaaacaaattgggcccaaagtgtcaatattttgtttggccaccattattttccagcactgccttaaccctcttgggcatggagttcacctggtgccactggagtcctcttccaatcctccatgatgacatcacggagctggtggatgttggagcccttgagctcctccaactCCTGTTtgaagatgctcaatagggtttaggtctggagacatgcatggccagtccatcacctttaccctcggcttctttagcaaggcagtggtcttattggaggtgtgtttggggtcgttatgttggaatactgccctgcggcctagtctctgaagggaggggatcatgctttgcttcagtatgtcacagaacatgttggcattcatggttcctttattaaactgtagctcccctttcttgtgcatcatctttagaagaggtctgagcactgacaggctgaccccccactccttcaacctctgtagcaatgctggcagcactcatatgtctatttccaaaAAAcagcctctggatatgatgctaagcacgtgcactcaacttctttggtcgaccatggtgaggcctgttctgagtggaacctgtcctgttaaaccgctataTGGTATTGGTCACGTGCTGCTGCTCAATTCCAGGGACTTGGCAACAAAGACAGATCCTCAAAGAGTTCTTTTCCATGTggtaccatgttgaacttccagtgagagagagagagagagcgataacGTCAAATGCACagttgctccccattcacacctgagaccttgttacactgagtcacatgacactgggagggaaaacggctaattgggcccaattaggacATTTTAATTTAACACTCCACAGAacggctgccctgtagcagtatatCTGCTATGGTGCGGTTTGGACGTGGTTAAGGGGAAagctaagggctcatgcacacagggcgttTGGGACTGTGCAAAGCCACTACCAACGCCAGgaaaaagcagctgtaaaaacatatAGTAGCTTCTTGTATTGGCGTTTCATGCACGTTAAGCCACACTAGCTTTTAGCAGCGTTTCTCggcctctattcaaaatcaatgattCCCTATTGAGAGCCGATTGACTGAATAGATGTCGGATCATGATCCGAATTGCGGTCAAACATTTACGCTGAGGATCTTGAAGAGGAACcccacggcaaaaaaaaaaaaaaaacagtgtggggtcccccccccaagatccttcggtctggtatggattttaaggggaacccaaaaaacagcgtaggggtcccccctccaaaaccataccagaccattatccaagcatgcagcccgacaggtcaggaaagggggaggaTGAGCGAGctcccaagcttttttttttttttttttttttattctattttttttacagaaagcagACAATCAccctttactttattttattgcatATTCATTTTTGATGTCTCCATTTCTTTCCTGCCACCCAGGTGACCCTGAAGTTAGAAGAATCTCAGCTGCCTGACAGCTCTCAGCTGACACAATATCAGATTCAGTGCGAGGAGGAAGACAAGTTTCTTTTACTCTACACACTGCTAAAACTCTCCCTCATTCGTGGCAAGACCATTCTATTTGTTAACGATGTGGAAAGGAGTTATCGGCTGAAGCTTTTCCTGGAACAGTTCAGTATTCCAGCTTGTGTGCTAAACTCTGAACTGCCGGTTCAGTCACGGTACGTCTTAAGAGCCTGGGTTTAGCTGCCACCAGGGACGGGACGCTATCTGAAATGTAGTTTGTATGTCTCCCTGGATGTACTTTGGTTTATTTTAGGTCATCTAGTTTCTTTTCAGATCCCTAAAATTATATTGCCGTTTTTGTATTAAAATGTTTGGTTTGGTTTCCTTGTTTAGTGGAAAGGATCATACCAACTGTAGGTTATGAAGCAGATTCAGCATGATGGTCAGTTCAAGTTTGCGCCCTTATACTGCTCCACTGTCGTGTCTAGGGCCAGTTGAAGTATATCAATATTTCTAAGCATGCCAGATGACCTCTCATGTAGCAAGGCCATGACACCTAAAGTGTTACAaaacccacaacaataaaatcagtctgtatatgcagtaaagcatgcttgttatactcaccgtGGAACATTATGGGTTAATcattgcattgtgtaaaaaggctgtgtgAGCCTGTGTGCCCAGATCCCCCCCTTCCACTGTCCCCTCATAATTTCCTGATGAATCAGAGCCTATGGACTcagactgcacatgctcagtttggtgtatattgctagagaggtatattttttattttatttgttgtcTTGAAAGTGCATCTGAGCAGCACAGAGCCAATCACCACTGTCCACTGTTGCAGTCTCATTGGGCAGGCATACAACTTCTTATACAGGCTTTAACCAGTGATTGGCTGGGACCTGTTAAAAGTCACATAACTGCTCTAAATGCTAATGAGAAGACTTATTTAGCAGTTTACTAAAATAGTTGCATtcctatgttctgtgtactatgggagatcagatatagtgaaaatatgagtaaaaaaaatgacaggacaAAGTAGGATAGGTTTACTACACAGTCGTGTGGCGCcgcatcaaatgcatccactacACAATTTGGGTACCaaccagggtggatttgatttaaatcactagtaaaaaggcttgatttaaatcatattttttaaccacttcccgcccaaggatgtcatatgacatcctggactttcagtgggaatatctgaatgatgcctgcagctacaggcatcatttagatatcactattttcagccggcgatactgtgcaccataagaatgattatAGCGGCagtcggctcccagaacacagcgggagccagtcagcaggcgcagcgcgactcgcgcatgcgccgattggaaccgggcagtgaagccggagcgcttcacttcctggtttcctcaccgaggatggcggggggcagcagagtgacgagcgatcgctcgtcctctgctgcggacggcgctggactccaggacaggtaagtgtcctaatattaaaagtcagcagctgcagtatttgtagctgctggcttttaaccacttcgttactgagcctgtttttcagattcagtgtttacgagactaaaacagttttttttgctagaatattacttaaaacccccaaacattatatatatatttttttctaacaccctagagaataaaatggcagtcattgcaatactttttgtcacaccgtatttgcgcagcggtcttacaagcgcactttttttggaaaaaattaaaaaataagacaacaataaatttggcccaaattttttatatgaatgaatgaatgaatgaaaaacttgtatagcgcggcacatgcgaactgaatcgcctctgggcgcttgatgtttcgtgtctcaatgacatcagaagagcagagttttaatctgtcttctgaaagtcaggtggttttcctccaaccgaatgctggttggtaaagcgttccatagtctcggaccttgaaaagcaaaccttctttctcctttggacttgtatttggtttttggcaccttgaccagattttggtcagtggatcgcagaacgcgattagaattgtgaggttctatcttgtcgcaaagatattgcggcgccttcccatggatgcaccattgtgaaagataatgttacgccgagtaaaatgatacccaacatgtcacgcttaaaaattgcgcccgctcgtggcatggcgtcaaacttttaccctttaaaaatcttgataggcgacgtttaaaaaattctacaggttgcattttttgagttacagagtaggcctaaggcaataaaattattgctctcgctctaacgatcgtggcgatacctcacttgtgtggtttgaataccgttttcatatgtcggcgctactcgcgtatacgttcgcttctacgcgcgagctcgtcgggacggggcgctttaaaaaaaatttttttttgcttttcgcatttatttttatttattttagaatttttaacactgaaaaaaaaaaataaaaaaattatcacttttattcctattacaaggaatgtaaacatcccttgtaatagaaaaaagcatgacaggtcctcttaaatatgagatctggggtcaaaaagacctcagatctcatatttgggcttaaatgcaaaaaaaaaaaaaaaaaaaatttggaaatgtcattttttcaaatgacaaaaaaaaaaaatgtctctttaagaggctgggcgggactgatgttttgacgtcacttccgcccagcagagctatgggggacgggcgaaggagatttttccttcagtctcgtccccgctcagctgccggatggtcgcgatcccctccgccgctaccgacggctccggtaagcggcggagggcgcgggacagcggcgggagggggggccctctcccgccaccgataacggctaatccgccgcggagaccgccgttatcgtgtacaggaccgtcggcactaaagatggatacctcagttgtggcagcagctgctgccattactgagatatccatctttaaaaacaggacgtcttttgactatgggctggaaagcaagtggttaatatatatatatttttttttcagcggacatccgctttaaatagattacattttattaaaaacatttttttttaaatcattgattaATATCCACCCTGGTACAAACCCATAATTTAACAGACACCAGTGTTTTAAATGCAGTCAAGGTACTTTCAGGTGGATCAGTTCTGCAAGCAGAATGTAGGTAGACCCTCTTGTTTTGAGTAATCCCCTAACTTCAGCCCAATCAGTAAGTATCTGATAGTGACATGGAACTAATGATTGGCTTCCAAACTAGCAATCTTTGGAAGACAGCATGGTTTTATATAGAATCCGTTCTGGGATTTGTGTAGAGATAAAGGATTGGCACTGTTCACTTTGCTAAGTTCTTTTTAACTTGGTGAATGAAGTAAAGCTGAGGGAAAATGCATTTTGCAATAATATCCAGTCATGTCCaagtaaaatggtaaaaaaaaaaaaaaaaattttgcttgcatgttattttatgattGAATGTGAcccagcttcacctcattcacttagCTAGGTGAAAAATACACATTGCAAACAGAAAAAACTACTTTGTTTACTGAACGAGATTAATCTGTGCTCACATGCTTTAATCCTTTGGTAATTCAACCACAGTGCCTTTTGTGCTGTGAAAGTAGGTTGGCATTTCCCCAGTGTATTATAACTGATGTTTTGGTCCTGCAGGTGTCACATCATAGCACAGTTTAATCAAGGTTTCTATGACTACATCATTGCAACAGATGAACAATCATTAGCTGAACCCAGCGGGAAGGAAAAGAAGGCAactggaagaaagaaaaaaggaaaaggagaaaAGTTAGTTTTATTTTCTGTAAATCTCAAACAATGTAACAACTTACTAAAGGCACTCCCTCATCTGTGTCCTGCCCTCTCTACTGATTGTACATTGTATCTTACATTCACTATACCTGCAATCCCATGTCTCCACAGAGTTGCTAACCTTTCATTGTCCTATGTTTGCTATATAGCCATCTATATCCAGCCCATAACTGTCACTGAATTGCTGATTGGTTGTACATTGCAGCGCATACTCTCCTATTTCCTCCAGATATTATTTCTTCCTATCTACTTACATTGATGCTGCATTTTCTTTTCAGAGGCCAGGACAGTGAGTATGGAGTATCTCGCGGCATAGACTTTCAGAACGTGTCTACAGTACTAAACTTTGAATTCCCCCAATCTGTTGATGCCTATATTCACCGAGCTGGAAGGTACGTATGATATCAAGTACAACTgtgaatttttaatattttttttcctctgggtTGAATTTTCTTAAATTGCTTTCTCTTTTAGGACTGCTCGTGCTAACAACCCGGGTGTGGTCCTAACATTGGTGTCACATACAGAGCTCTCTATGCTTGCAGAAATTGAGGAAGCTCTTGGTGGAGGTAAAGCAAGCCATagattatgtatttttttcaatttttttaagttaacctcttgacgaccgaGGACGTCTATGgatgtcctcggctttgtgcggtgatatctgaatgatgcctgcagctacaggcatcattcagatatcaccgtcttcagccgccgattctgtgcacgataagaatgatcaaaacgGCAGTTCcaacgcttgatcgttcttataggcagcgggaggggacatccccctcccTCCGCCATCGGGTACTtcaccgggctctcccgtgccatcgggggcccggagagcgaatcggccggcgctcgctgggaaagcatagagatgactgtcggaggcccggaagtaaacaaagccgcaatcgcggctgtcggcattagatcggtgaagtaccgaagtttggcgccattccatgagtgtgcgcaattttatagcgtgacatgttgggtatctatttactcggcgtaacatcatctttcacattatacaaaaaaattgggctaactttactgttttgttattttttaatccatgaaaccgttttttgctcGACTTAACCCCATCAATGCAGTTGGTGTTGATGGCAGTGTCCCTCTCgcagcactattgtgttctggCAATGCCCAGAAGAGCACAACAATGATTAGTTTTTGCTGGCTATATCTGACAGCACTAATCctttgggaaaaacccaaaggGATGGTTGTTTACAATTTGATTGATAGagcaacttgtgtacaaccaggatGCCTATACATGGATTGACAttcagctggttcctgctgaatctgttacatttcgatccatgtatagcCAGCCAGCTTAAGTGTATTACCTGGACATACTGGCATACATCTGTCATTGTAGCTGCCATAAATGATATTTTGCTGTGAGTCATACTGTAAATCTTGGAtttatcacaaaaaaacaaacgctaggttttgcacagagaacatAGTGACTGTTTTCTCAAGCCAGATTACCCAGATAATAAAACTACCTACAATTCTGCTTCTGTGTGCATGTAAATGTAACATTATGTAATTTTCAATGTCAGTACTTTATATACCTAAAAAAAAGGTGAAAGTACACAAATCCTGCTTGATTCCCACTCTCCCTAAGGTTTCACTTTCCTGTTCCTCTGGGCCAGATTCGCATtctgctgtaaaaaaataaatacaaaaaaacaccccaaatttaaaaaaaaaattttttgatttgCACCTCTGAAACCAAGGGAGGTAAACACAGCATAAAGTAAGAAAAAGGCAGCCGCAGGGGCCAAAAATGATTCCTGATTCAGAGATTGGATAAgtgatttgcttttttaattcctTCAGTTTCTGTGACAATAAGCAAATGGTTTATCTTGCAGCTGGTACCGGGGAAAGTGTGCTGCGTCCCTACAGGTTTCGCATGGAGGAAGTGGAGGGCTTCCGGTACCGTTGTCGGGTCAGTATGACTGAAAAAATAAGAGTGTTCTGCCTGTTTTTCTAAGCTCTTTACAGGAAGAAATATTTGTATTTTAACAATGTATTTAGATTTTAGTTTATTGTTTATCTTTAAAAATAGAGCCATAGTATATTCTGCCGATGTCCTATAacattttctttatcgttacatcacgggacacagagcggcattcattactatatgggttatatggagtaccttcaggtgatggacactggcaatctcaaacaggaaatgcccctccctatataaccccctcccataggaggagtacctcagtttttacgccagtgtcttaggtgttggtcatggtttagcttgcctcc
It encodes:
- the DDX56 gene encoding probable ATP-dependent RNA helicase DDX56, whose translation is MATLRFHELGLDDRVLKAIADLGWAKPTLIQEKAIPLAMEGKDLLARARTGSGKTAAYSIPIIQNLLQSKLTVSEQAVRVLILVPTKELGQQVQQMIRQLTFYCARDIRVADISGQVDVSAQRPILMEKPDIVVGTPSRVLCHMNQGTLCVRDTLQAMVIDEADLIFSFGFEDDLKNLLCQLPKIFQSFLMSATFNEDVQALKELVLHNPVTLKLEESQLPDSSQLTQYQIQCEEEDKFLLLYTLLKLSLIRGKTILFVNDVERSYRLKLFLEQFSIPACVLNSELPVQSRCHIIAQFNQGFYDYIIATDEQSLAEPSGKEKKATGRKKKGKGEKGQDSEYGVSRGIDFQNVSTVLNFEFPQSVDAYIHRAGRTARANNPGVVLTLVSHTELSMLAEIEEALGGAGTGESVLRPYRFRMEEVEGFRYRCRDAMRSVTKQAIKEARLKEIKEELLNSEKLKTYFEDNPRDLHLLRHDKALHPAVVKPHLKNVPEYLIPPSMRSVINLLNKKKKRLRLKPGGVSRFASSKFMRTQNPLRTFKYTKGKKRRDRKESEQT